Genomic DNA from Gorilla gorilla gorilla isolate KB3781 chromosome 13, NHGRI_mGorGor1-v2.1_pri, whole genome shotgun sequence:
catggtgaaaccctggctctaaaacaaaaaaaagaaaaaacagagagcaGAGCCTCGGAAGAGGGTGACCATTCATCCTAGGTTGCCCTAAACAGTCTTGATTTACTCCTGTTATCCCAGATTCCCAACAGTTAGTGCCTGTTTTCACTCCCAAAAGCATCTCAGTTTGGATGATACATTATGTGAGGACTCTGCCTATAAGGAGTTGGTGTTCATTCAATCTTGGGGAACCCTTCACCATCTCCCAACTCCCACAGACAGAAGCTCAAACTTCTCAGTATGTTATAAAGGTTTTGACCCTCTTGTCAAAACTCCATCTACTAGATGCTAATCACACCTGACTACTTTCAGTTCCTCAAAGGTGATCATCATTGCTCATGAACTGGTCACCTTCTCCTCCACCCAATGCTACAGTAAGGCAAGCTCCTCTACATCCAGCAAGACTCAGCTCAAGATTGCCTCCTCTGGGAGCCCCTCCCATCACTCCACTCGTCATCACTCTCTGCCCATACCTCTACTAGCACATGAACCCGAGTGCTCTGCAGCTCTTTTTTAGTCTCCTCTACTACATCGTAAGCTCTGTAAAGAATTTTTTCTCTTATCCCTTAGCACACAATTAGCACTCAACAACATGCTTGTTGAAGTAAACTGAAAAGAGAAGCACATATAGATTTGCTAATAGGATAGTAGCCAAATTAAATctttcatcagagtgaacaagaaAACAATGGTCTTAAACTTATCTGACTCCTGCCACTTTCGTCACCACTGGTGACAGTCACCATGGTATGTGAAGAGTCAGTGTCCTGTGGCCAAAAGGCATGGTCTACAAGAATCTGACAGCTGAtttccagttctgccacttacaaAAAGAATGATCTTAGACAAGTTACTTATCCTATCCTAATTCAGTTCCCTCAacgtaaaatgaggaaaatgtaaCTCCTTGATGTAAGAGTATAAACAACACAGGAAGAGTAGGGCCGCATACTGACCCTAGTACAGAGAATGTAAGACATAAGGAGTAATTTAGCTTCCATGGTGATCGTTTCCAACCAGAACAAACTAGAAAAACAGTGTCTCCCTCTTCTTCCCAAAAGACGTAAGCCACACCTGGATTCATTTTACTTTATGTCTCTCCCCAGGACTCAGATGTAAACACTTCACATCTTAACcatgattttctcttttcaaattctGGATCTCCTCCTCTCTAAGTATCCTGGACAGAAGTGTCATCACAAAGAATACAGCCAAAAAGGAAAGGACTTATAATTCAAGACATGCCATGGTCAAATAAGGAAGAACATCTTGACGGCCACTCTGACTCAATAGTGGAAACGACTCAGAAGGAATTCTTGGTAAAATGTCAAGTAGGGAGACTTCAAGCCTAGGGAGGGATTACATGACTTTATGCTAGGGCAATGAACCTTCAAGTTAACTATACCTTGAACAAAATCCTCCCTCAATCAGAAGCCATCAGTTAGTGCTGCTGCAACACGAAACAGTGGAAAAGGGTGGATGAAATGAGGGTCATcagaagcaaaaggaagaaaagattgcTCCCTTAAAAGCTTTCTCTGCCCAGAGAAACAAAGCCCAGTCAGCACAGCTAGGCAGTTTCAACAGAAACAAATGAGATCACAGTGTTTCAATTTAATAGCACACACTGCTTGCTGTTCAAATGTTATAACTAAATACAGCATGTGCTGCTAGTTGTTTTGATTAAAGGGAAGTAGAATAACATGGAGGGGAAAAACACATGGGTTCTGAAACCCAAGTGCCCAACCTTGAATCCCAGCTCCTGACCTTGAATCCCCGCTCCTGACCTTGAATCCCCGTTCCtatacttcctagctgtgtggctGTGGGAGAGTTACCTAACCTCTCCTTACCTCAGTTTTTATCATCTGGAAAATAAGGATAACAAATCAATAACAGTACCTATACTCCATAGGGTTGTAATTTACAAATACTAATTTCTAAGGTAGCACATGATTTATGCCAGATAAGTATTTCacaactaaaaataattattaagatcCAGTACTCACTCAAAAGCAGCTTAATACAAGATCATGCTTAAAAACCAGCCATTGGTATTGCCCATTATTAATCTCAAAGAtgactttattttaatataacttGACTCATAACAAGTCAGTTGCTGACCAACAAATTCTTCTTTTGATCATGAAGACTGAATAGGTCTAAAACCCAGGGATCAATTTGATGAAGTGAAAATGGAAACTGAGTAATCATTCCCAGAATAAATGGAAGTAAAACAAACAtattatttactgagcacccatTGTACCCAGGAGTTTTCCAGGCTGTTGTATTTTAGAAGGCATGGAACATAAAGGTGTCGCTAGGTTTGGCTCCCACATAGCTGAATAAAGTGGCATTTACTGTAGTGAATTCACTAAGGCTCTGGTCTTCAGTTTTGAAGGCAGAGAAACTTGGTTTTGTCATCACATGCATTCCCTCAGCATTTATTGACTACCTACTTTGTACCAGATAGCCATGACAGGCAATGTGGCAACGTGGAGAAAACAAACAATCATTACAATCCTGCCTGCCCTCACAAACCTGGCAATCTGGCAGTGAAGACAAATACTAAAAACCAAATGTACACAAACTAAAGTAAAATAACCAGATTATCAATGGACTAATTTACAAAGAGAAGAACTTCGAGTAGACCAGAATTCTTGTTCCTACTGAAGTGGGAGACCAGCAGGACTTGTTTTCACAACGCTGCTGATCAAAACAGGATGTAGCAAAGAAACCAATCCAAACCAGCAAGGACCAGGAATCATAATACATTTGCATTAGACATTCCTACCAGCACCATGATGGTTTACAAATGCAATGGCAATGACTTGGAAGTTAACCTTACATGGTTTCAGGAACTCACCACCCCTTTTCCAGGAAGTTCATGAATAACCtgtttaattatatttaacattAAGAGTGggtgcccaggcatggtggcttatgtctgcaatcccagcattttgggaggccaaggcaggaagatcaccggaacccagaagctcaagaccagcctgggcaacatgacaaaaccccatctctacaaaaaaaaaaagaaaaaagaaaaaaaaaatctgggtagctgggtgtggtggtatgcacctgtaatctcagctaattgagaggctgaggtgggagaactgctggagcctaggaggtccaggctacaatgagccaagatcatgccactgcactccagcctgggtgatagagcaagaccctgtctcaaagaaaaagaaaaaagaatgggtaTAAATATAACTAGCCAGCAATCCATTAGTGCTGTTCTGTGCTACCCTGCCTATGAGATAGCCCTGCTCTGCCTTTGGAGTGGTCATTTTGCTGTACACTGTTACCCTAACAAACTTGCTTTCTTTCACTGTTGGttcactcttgaattctttcctgggcagagCCAAGAACTCCCCCAGGCTGAACCCCAATTTTGGGGTTTGCCTACATTATGACAAGACCAACCCATGTCTCCCATGTAACCATGCCTATCTAAGGATGGACACTTACAGTTCAAATAGGAGAGCATACTGTAGGAATGGCATTAGGCACCACGCCTTGAAAAACATCTGTTAGGATTGTGACTTCCCCATTCTAAACTTTCCAACCActccctgcccacatcctgccCATTCTCTTATTCTCGCTACTTTTCTCAAAAAGGCTACAGTCCATTTAATTTCTGTTTCCTATATTATAATCTTATTCCCATCTTTCTTCACCAAATACCTTCAACTATCACCGTGACGGGGTTTTCCATGTTCTGAAAGTTCTTCCTTCTCACAGCTTTAAAAATCATGCTCTTTATTCCAGAGATGTCAACTGCATTCGATCTTTGTGGAGTATACtagtttaaatattatttctgttattttaaagttAGTGGTTGTGCAGTGGTAGTAGTTGGGCATGGGAAAGTGGCATTTAGGGCAAATGTACACTGAAACACTAGCTCCTATAGCCTCAAAATGATTATTTCAACCTAAAAAACAACCCAATGAGGCATAAAAGTATGTGAATCATTCAGTACATTGCACACTGGAATACACAAGATATTATACAAAGgtcaaaattaaaacaagaacttGGCAGGTTAATAGTCCAAGTTCAGTAGTCATTTGCTGCTGGCAATTCTGCAAACTATGAGTAGCACTTGTTGTAATAGAAAAAGTTCATGCATATAAAAAATGTCAACCAACATTTAGGTcatcagcaaataaatatttgagtcaatacagaaaaaaagtctCATGTTATTTAACGTCTCATGTTTTATTTCATACAAAAATAGCATCCATGGTAAACAAAGATGTGTTTTAtccacatcatggaaaatgtgGCCTTGTGGCACAGGTGTGCTTAAGGTCCTGTTAATAAACATACAGAGAAACCATTTTTGTAGTTCTACTAATCTTCATTGGATGCAATAAGACAATCTCATATCTGAGGTGATGGGGTCCTCAGTGTTTCAGTTAGTTAGGCAGGGTTTTAGGTGTGTCAATGATCCCAAGGCTTAGTTGCTATTCTCACAGGTCTACAAGAGGGTCAACAATGAGTATAGCTGAAAATGATGTCCATGATGCATTCATCCTAACCAAAACAGATGAGACCTATGCATCAATCTGAATACTACTTTATATAATGAtcagcaggaccctgtctcctTCCAGTGGCTAAAATTAAGGTAATTCCCAGAGTTTCAGAGAAGCCACATAATCCCATGTTACATTTACCCAAAAATGCTATACAAATTGGAGCACAGAGAATTATAGGAACTTTCCACTGAATTTCTGTGGGGAAAGAGGAGgtgataaaatgttttttttcaatttccaCAGGGAaagatgaaatgataaaaggttttcaaaaaagattttttaatgtgATCAAACGTTAACCTGAATATAGTCTATGGAGAATGTATAATTCCATggggtaattattttaaaaaactctcaCTCTACTCTAAGCTCCAAAGGAAATGTCTGTATCTCTCCTTTTCATGGGTTTATCTCCAGGAGCCAGGACAGAGCGtagaacatagtaggtgctcttTAACTACCTTCTACACACATAAGTGAATATATTCTTCTTGATCACTACTATGAATTTTTCATCCAAGAAAAACAATGCTTATTTAAAAGCAGAAGGTATTTGAGTCTACAAATCTTGCTCTTCACCTTGAAATATGAATTAACCTCCATTActacaaatagaaaattaatagaaaagaaGGAAGTTTTCATGAAGATGACTGTCAGAGAATATCATTAATTCCAATCTGTTTTGTTCAGTAAATCTATATAAAACCTTGATATACTACCTATAATGTAGTAACAATTACAGAATAGACTAACAAAAATAACTATATATGGAAGCATATTCATATTCTACAAAAGCACTTTCTGTCTGAAAATATGTAATACAGAAACCACAATGCAAAAGTTTCACAATTTAGGctgtaagaaaaatgaaatgagtttGACTGGTAATTCTGGTATTTTCAATATTAGATAGCCAAACTCTTCAATGACATCTTTTACATCATCATCATTTATACTGCACCACTGGGACCCATGTTTCCCTAACGCTAATTCTATAATTTTAGGAAGACTCATAAGCTGACATTTAATATAAAGGTGCCTCATCCCCTTGTAATTCCTGGTGAATTACCTGGTGAATATTCATACTGTTGGTTACCTCTGTCATAAAATAATGTGGTTTATGTTAAGTCACTGAGAATCTATAAAGTAAGTTACAGTCAAGACAGAACTTACCAAGCACAATGACCACAGTCTTCAGAAGACTCATCATGGTATCCCGATTCCGCCGGGGTCCAGAACTATGCCGAGACATTCTCATAGTCCTCTGGCGAACATAGCCAAAGATGTGAGCATAGAGAACCACCATTACCACAAAGGTCACCAAGTTGAAAATGGCCCAGAAGACTAAGTAAGAGTCACTGTAGAGGGGTGCCATGTTGGAACAATTTTCAATATCACAGATACAGTTCCAGCCCACACTGGGTATAGCCCCCATAACGATGGCCATAGTCCAGATGACCACAATGACCACCACTACCCGCCGGTTGCTCATCCGTGTGTGGAGCTGCATGCGGAAAACCGTAATGTGCCTCTCGATTGCAATAGCCAGTAAGTTGGCCACAGATGCCGTCAGGCTGGTGTCAATGAGGCCCTGACGAAGGAGCCATGTGCTAACAGTCAGTCTCCGAGTATTGGGTCCTGTGTTGAACATGAGATAGAAGTAGGCCAACCCAGCAAAGAAGTCTGCAGCAGCCAGATTAGCCATTAGGTAATAAATAGGAAAATGGAAGCGGCGGTTGACATAGATTGCCACCATGACCAATaggttggccaacatgatgaagatACAAACAGTGATTCCAAGTCCCATCACCAGCTTGCTGACTGTGTTCCATTCTGTGGCAAGATGCTTTCCACTTCGGTTATAAAAGAAGGCAATGGACTCGTTGTAGAAGCACTGTGGTTCATTCATGGCTGTGaactaaaagaaaaaggagaaaagatgaTGAAAAAGAAGCCACAGGTCCAAATTTAAAGCTTATATAGATAACACAAGACTTTTATAGTACatgcaacagaaaaacaaaagcaaataatttGAACATTTGATCCTGCATACCATCTTGTGATTATGTTGAAACTCCAAGGTTTCTCACAATATTACTGTCCTTAAGATTAAAGGCAGTTGGAGTTAAATAAATGACAAGGTCTCTGCTTAGTGGTTTTATGTCATTGAAGTCTACTACAAAAGCCACATGGCCAAGAAATCTTGCTTAAAATACATGAGACAGACAAAAATTTTGCAGAACATTGCAATTGGAATATTTACCATAGTAAAATCTATTTGACCTGTTATTTAGGGAATCTGTAAACACAGTTGGTTTCTAGATAGGGTATCATTGCCCTATTATTCTGCATTTCTATTCTCACACAGTATGTTCCATGTGGGACAGACATTTTGTAATGCAGGTTCCCACAAGGACCATCATTCCAAACATTTCAAACAAGTCACTGTGCAGCAAAGCCAGCATTTGCTGCTCAACATTCCTGTGGTCAGCACTGCCTACCCCCACAACTCCTTAAGCTCAGAATAGGACTCGTCAACCAATCTATGacatttgagaatttttttttcttttttggaggacCCAACGTAACCTCCAAAGAGTAGGTGACCCTTTGACAATGTTCTACAAGTAAAATATACTTAGATTAGATGcagcatattttttaaagtgtggaGTGAAAATGCTTTATAACATGTTTACTTATTCTTCAACATCATTGATAAGAATATATTTGCTTATTATTTAcaataattattcataataatcactttaaaaagGATTGAGACAGTTTAaaacagaataatatatatttatgtatatatcataatatataatatataattatatataattactataatatgtaattatatataataataatatatttaaacaaaattagaaaataagtaaCAAACTAGAAATTAGAAAAGTACACATCACATAGAGTAAGTCATTCTTCTTGAAGCTCTAAGCTTACCTGGGacccctaaaattaaaaaatatatcttgaaGACAGTTCAcattctactttttcatttttattttgctttgaatcTAATAAATTACCCAAAACATATGACACTTTTAACCACTATTTTTTATCAAATATTCTACTGAATATCCATAGGTTGTACACTAAAACTTCCAAGAACAACGTGAAATACTTAAGTGGTTAGTCTTCTGACTTACCCAGGCATCTAAAGTCTCTTTCCTTAACTAGACTTTAATAGCTTTTAGATTATGCTTCAAATATTATACTTAATACATTGTATAATTATTTATCTCTTTACTTGTCTGCTTCTTAAAGAGATCACAgtccagggcacagtggctcacatctgtaatcccagcactttgggaggccaaagtgggtggatcacttgaggtcagaagttcgagaccagcctggccaacatggtgaaaccccctctctactaaaaatacagaaattagtcagacatggtggtgggcacctgtaatcccagctactcaggaggctgaagcaggagaatcgcttgaacccaggaggtggaggttgcagggagccaagatcatgccactgcactccagcctgagtaacaaagcaagaccccgactccatctcaaaaaaaaaaaaaaaaaagacaaagttgaTCAAGCTGTTTCCCCACTGGACATGTTTTAACGGCTTATGAGTGCACGTTAGATAAAAGTCTAAACTCTTCAATCATCTTATCAGACCTTACTtacctgcctctccagcctcaACTCAAGATATTAATGACTCCAAACTCTCAGCTTCAGCTCTATTTAATGTGCTGTGCTCTCTCTCTCAACTCTGGTTCTCAACAGTGAAAACAGTGGTTTCTTGTATCAGAATTACCTGAGAGTTTGTAAAACACTGATTGCTGACATACCCCGCAAGAACTTCTGGTTCAGTAGATCTGAGGTAGGGTCCCAAGTAATGCCaaggctgctggtccagggaaTCACTGTATCATAATTGCTTAATTATCTGTTGATCCCCTCTACACTAGGCTATGAAACCCTATAAATGCAGAGATTCTAGCTTGCTTATTCATTGTTGTATAGTATCCAACTGTTCTATGGACTACATGCTAAATACATATTGATTTCCTTAATAAATTAAAGatatttccaaaaatgtttaaactttACAAATTTTCTTTCTGCAAAGGATATTTAAAACTTTGTCAAGACAAATATAAAAGTCTGTTCTTTTCATTAGTCTCTATAACCATCTACCTTCTCTGAATCAAGAAATGTTTAAACCAAATATCAAGCGTATATTATTTCACAGCATTCCAACTTCTGAACACCAAGTAGCAACAAAGGTAAGCAGAGATATATGCAGCTTCTCAGCCCTTCCCACAGAGAAAAACGATAAAGTTAAGGAtggcaaaattaaaaagtataaattatctCTTTAAGCCACAATGTAAAAAGATGAGTAAAACTGACAGATTTTCTCTAAAGGTAGAGAAAAGTGCCCTGTCCTATGCCATTTCTTTTCTCTCAACAATTGACTGTAATACCATAAAAACCATACATATTTAATGATAAAACTTAAATGATTTTTGAAACTCAATTttatcatctgtgaaatgaggaaatTGGACTAACTTATACATAAGGTCTAGTTCAGATTTAAAATCCTGTACTGAGAGGATTCTGGAAAAGAACCCTATATTTCATGAAAATTAGCAGCTAAATATTGAAAGAGTAGAAAATACACCAGGAATTTAAAATTGGGAGTGTATAATATGTCTGAGAAGAAGTGAGAGGAATTTCAGTTAGTTTTATGACAATAGGACTGAATTGATAGAGGAATTAAACCTCCTCTCTTATTGTCTGCAGAAAGCAACAGGTCAAAAGAATAAGCAGTGGAGACCCTGAAAGCACCTCCAATGGCAGTGAGAAGGGCAGTGTGAATGGGCTTTCCTACTTCTTCAGGAGCCGACAGACTTAGGCAGAAAACCTACATGGTTCAGAGAGAATCCAATTTAACTGCAATTGGACTATAGGCCAATAAGATAGTCAGGGCTataatgacagaaaaataattatggaACATAATGGGGAAAAATGTAATCAAAGGAGGTGGCCACTTATCTCTTGCCAAAGAAGAAATCACCTCCCACTGAAGCAGATGTatgggaggggaaaaaaagaagagatagaaagagaaaaagattaaATGATGGGACATCTCTGATTTGTGTCCTCAATGTGTTTTGTTAAGATAGTAACATTGAAAATAGAACAAGCCATTATGAAGACAAAAGAAATCAGTAAAAACATcacaaaaatagttttttattGCTACTTTAACAAATTGCTATAAATTTAGCAgcataaatatacaaatttattctcttacagtcctagaggtcagaagtccaaaataggTCTCACAGGACTAAAATCACCGAGAAGGCAAAGCTCTTGTTTCTTTCCagaagctctaggggagaatccgtttccttgtcttttccaacttctagaggctgcccacatcTCTTGGCTCATGGCTACCTGTCATCTTCAAAAGCTAGTAATGACTAGTCAGGTCTTTCTCACATGACTGACACTCAATCTTCTTTCTCACTCTTCCACATTTGATGACCCCTGTGATTACACTGAGCCCATCCGAAAATCTAGGAGAACCTCCCCATCTCAACATCTTTAACTGAAACACATCTGAAAAGTCCCTTTCTCTATGCAAGGTAGTAGCCACAGGCTCTGAGGATTAAGTAATGGATATCTTTGGAAGCCATTATTGTGCCTAtcagaacaaactgaaaaacaattTCTGAATTAAAAATGGCAATGCAGGTAATGAAAGGAAgtataaaaattccagaaaacCGAAATGGCAGGTAGAAGACTTAGGAAATTCACCCAACACTCAGAAAAGAGTCAGAGATgacaagaacaaaagaaaagaaggcacatataggaaaaaaattcaagatgcACCAGGGGTCCAAGAAAGATTAGAAGGAACCTGAAAAACACAGCTCCAAACAGAAGACAAGTAATTGCCTAAAAAGAAAGGTCTCAGATTAGTGATTTAAATTTATGTAGATTACAAAACAAAGTTAATTAAAAGCAACTAAAATGTAGGTGTATCTTGATGAGATTTTGGGATCTCAATGGTAAAGAAAAATTGTaagagtttagagaaaaaaagtaacaagTCAAATATCTAAAGACAGAGAGAATCAGAACAGACCCATTATACAGAGAAATTTTTTGAGATACATAGCCAATTACATTGATGTTTTCATACTAGGACAATAAAGAACAGTCACAGAAATGTGAGTATTCAGAAAGAATGCCATCTACATTTCATCTACACTTCCTTCGTAGAGAAAGTGTATATACTATTTAActcttgagaaaagaaaaaaacaaatacacacacacacacacacacacagacacacacacaataaatacAAGACCCTGGCAGCAAGCATTAAAACCCACAGAACATGATTCTAAATAATTGTTCTTCATAGGGTTATAAAACTTAAagcaaatatcaaaaataattattgaaagaaGCTATACCTATTAATAAAATAGCAATTTAATAATAATCTGGGATTAAAATTACTTACTGTGTAGATAAAAACTTGAAATGGGGAAGCAGAATGTAAACATATTAATTTTCTCTTATTACTCAAGTAAAAATGAGATGATTTAAATGTGacaagttttcaaaaataaatttaaatatgctGATTCAAAAACCACTGAACTGAATAATTAATACACTAAAGCAGAATGGCAACTTTTTGTATTACTGGAGAAAAACAGAGTGCAAAATAGGAGGAAAGCATAAGCAATACACAGAATGacaattttgtaaaatttatgtAGGTGAGATTATAGATGATTTTTTCATCTTTAGAAAGTAGCTCATATTTATTGCAAGAAATTTTGGGAAGAACAAAAATACACTCATACCAAGTCCAATAAGTACTTTTCCAAAAAGTTCATTATAAAATCCAAATCACCATAATTAGAAACTTCTCTGTAATACGAAGTTATAGAATTTCACCCTgcccaagaaacaaaaacataaataagataGCATTATTCCCAAATTCAGTTGTCCTCAAAACTGAAAAGAGAAGTTCATATTCATGCCCTTTTCTCACCCATCAATTATTTTGTCTTAGGATGATAGGGTTCGAGGGAAGTGATCTCACTGGCTGCTCTATAGAGTAGATGTTACAAATCTCAGAAATTTACCTCACCTTATTGTGTGATCTCAAAATAAGTTATAACAAATCTGTCAAGCCTAAACGCTAAAGAGTTACATATGGTGTTTACCTTCACCATGCAATTCATTCATCCATGCACACATTCTTGAACGTTTATAGGATACCAGGTTGGGCATGGCACTGCATTATG
This window encodes:
- the LPAR1 gene encoding lysophosphatidic acid receptor 1, with the protein product MAAISTSIPVISQPQFTAMNEPQCFYNESIAFFYNRSGKHLATEWNTVSKLVMGLGITVCIFIMLANLLVMVAIYVNRRFHFPIYYLMANLAAADFFAGLAYFYLMFNTGPNTRRLTVSTWLLRQGLIDTSLTASVANLLAIAIERHITVFRMQLHTRMSNRRVVVVIVVIWTMAIVMGAIPSVGWNCICDIENCSNMAPLYSDSYLVFWAIFNLVTFVVMVVLYAHIFGYVRQRTMRMSRHSSGPRRNRDTMMSLLKTVVIVLGAFIICWTPGLVLLLLDVCCPQCNVLAYEKFFLLLAEFNSAMNPIIYSYRDKEMSATFRQILCCQRSENPTGPTEGSDRSASSLNHTILAGVHSNDHSVV